A window from Vigna angularis cultivar LongXiaoDou No.4 chromosome 7, ASM1680809v1, whole genome shotgun sequence encodes these proteins:
- the LOC108336822 gene encoding uncharacterized protein LOC108336822, whose translation MDMKEYYREEYLRICYGMVKCGGPHYKSTCPQLSNSKFCVRCNKNGHWEKECNLGRGAAMRPPNAGRFQQRGGGRAQVVGRVYAITGAEAASSGKLITSSCLLYGLPCCVLFDSGATHSFISKACVEKLGLLVSDMQFDLVVSTPAAGEVRTFIVCIRCPIKVEGCRFKVNLICLPLQGLEVILGINWLATNHILIDCGEKKLIFPNEEEELSLTVGQLRIDIMEGASCFLVMSHVDVVPEELAYDRSVSGKQNGDRSVVNEFMDVFS comes from the exons AtggatatgaaagagtattACAGGGAAGAATATCTCAGGATTTGTTatggaatggtaaa ATGTGGAGGACCCCATTACAAGTCTACATGCCCTCAGCTGAGCAACTCCAAGTTTTGTGTTCGGTGCAACAAGAATGGGCATTGGGAGAAAGAATGCAACTTGGGAAGAGGAGCAGCGATGAGGCCGCCGAATGCTGGGAGGTTTCAACAGAGGGGTGGTGGTCGAGCACAAGTGGTTGGTCGGGTATATGCTATAACTGGGGCTGAAGCAGCAAGCTCAGGTAAACTCATCACCAGCTCTTGCCTGTTATATGGATTGCCATGTTGTGTGTTGTTTGACTCGGGGGCAACACATTCCTTTATCTCAAAGGCATGTGTTGAGAAGTTGGGGTTGTTGGTGAGTGATATGCagtttgatctggtggtgtcaaccccagcagctggtgaggttaggactTTTATTGTATGTATTAGATGTCCGATTAAGGTGGAAGGGTGTAGATTCAAAGTAAACCTTATATGCTTACCTCTACAAGGCTTAGAGGTAATTTTAGGAATAAATTGGTTAGCTACCAATcacattctcatagattgtggcGAGAAGAAGTTAATATTTcctaatgaagaagaagaattgtcCTTGACAGTAGGCCAGTTAAGGATAGATATAATGGAGGGTGCTAGCTGTTTTCTGGTAATGTCGCACGTAGACGTAGTACCAGAGGAGTTGGcatatgaccgttcggtcagtgGAAAGCAAAATGGAGACCGATCGGTTGTGAACGAATTTATGGATGTTTTTTCCTGA
- the LOC108337468 gene encoding glycerol-3-phosphate dehydrogenase [NAD(+)] 2, chloroplastic has product MAAVLEAPLATSLFSSKPHNTNFPPKFHTFPSKPTLLTLRNTHPHSCVANASPPQDPDPASDPQPDPNRDRRRIVRVAWEKILRWSRSWRSKANTDILQRTNKVVVLGGGSFGTAMAAHVANRKAELEVNMLVRDPQVCLSINENHCNCKYFPDHRLPENVVATTDAKSALLGADYCLHAVPVQFSASFLESVAEYVDPGLPFISLSKGLELNTLRMMAQIIPQALRNPRQPFVALSGPSFALELMDNLPTAMVVASKDKKLANTVQQLLSSSHLRISTSSDVTGVEIAGALKNVLAIAAGIVEGMNLGNNSMAALVSQGCSEIRWLATKMGAKPTTITGLSGTGDIMLTCFVNLSRNRTVGVRLGSGEKLENILSSMSQVAEGVSTAGAVIALAQKYNVKMPVLTAVARIIDNELTPKKAVFELMSLPQVEEV; this is encoded by the exons ATGGCGGCAGTGTTGGAAGCGCCGTTGGCAACTTCATTGTTTTCTTCAAAGCCTCACAACACTAATTTCCCTCCCAAGTTTCACACTTTTCCCTCTAAACCCACTCTTCTTACACTTCGCAATACGCACCCTCATTCTTGCGTGGCAAATGCTTCTCCTCCTCAAGACCCGGACCCAGCTTCCGATCCTCAACCCGACCCGAACCGTGACCGCCGGAGAATTGTTCGGGTCGCCTGGGAGAAAATACTCCGTTGGTCCCGCTCTTGGCGCTCCAAGGCCAACACTGACATCCTCCAACGCACCAATAAG GTGGTTGTGCTCGGAGGGGGGTCGTTTGGGACGGCAATGGCTGCACATGTAGCAAACAGAAAGGCTGAGTTAGAGGTGAATATGCTGGTTCGGGACCCTCAAGTTTGCTTGTCTATCAATGAGAACCATTGTAATTG TAAGTACTTTCCAGATCATAGGCTTCCAGAAAATGTAGTTGCCACGACCGATGCCAAATCTGCTTTGCTTGGTGCTGATTACTGCCTCCATGCTGTACCTGTTCAG TTCAGTGCATCTTTTCTCGAGAGTGTTGCAGAGTATGTTGATCCAGGCTTGCCATTCATTTCTCTGAGTAAAGGCCTAGAGCTGAATACACTGAGGATGATGGCTCAAATTATTCCACAAGCACTACGAAATCCTCGCCAACCTTTTGTTGCACTATCAGGGCCTTCTTTTGCTCTGGAATTGATGGACAATCTACCAACAG CAATGGTGGTGGCatcaaaagacaaaaaattggCAAATACAGTTCAGCAGCTACTATCTTCAAGTCATTTAAGAATCAGCACATCAAG TGATGTTACAGGAGTTGAAATAGCAGGTGCACTCAAGAATGTGCTTGCAATAGCAGCTGGGATAGTAGAAGGTATGAATCTTGGTAATAACTCAATGGCTGCTCTTGTCTCGCAAGGTTGTTCGGAGATACGGTGGCTAGCAACAAAG ATGGGTGCGAAACCTACCACAATAACTGGTCTGTCAGGAACTGGAGACATAATGCTTACATGTTTCGTGAATCTTTCAAGAAACAGAACAGTTGGTGTGCGGCTTGGATCAGGTGAGAAGCTTGAGAACATACTCAGTTCCATGAGTCAG GTAGCAGAAGGTGTCTCCACAGCCGGAGCTGTGATTGCTTTGGCACAGAAATATAATGTAAAGATGCCAGTCTTGACAGCGGTTGCTCGTATTATTGATAATGAACTTACTCCTAAGAAAGCTGTTTTTGAGTTAATGAGCCTCCCTCAG GTTGAAGAAGTATGA